The region TGGAATAAATTATTTTTATTGATATTATGAAATAGATAATAACTTTTGAATTCATGTCGAGTTTTGTTAACAAACATATCCTATTAGTGGAAGATGATCTTATAATTGCGGCTATGGGACAAAGACAGTTGCAGGAGAAAGGTTATCAAATCACATACGTAACTTCCGGCGAAGAAGTTGTAGATTTTGTTTTTAATACAAATGTAACTATTGATTTGATTTTAATGGATATAGATTTGGGCAATGGAATGCCAGGAACAGAAGCAGCAAAAATCATTCTAGAACAAAAAGATATTCCGATTTTATTTCTATCTAGTCATACAGAGCCAGAGGTCGTTCAGACAACAGAGAATATCACTTCTTACGGTTACGTTGTGAAAGGCTCTGGCATTACAATCTTGGATGCCTCTATCAAAATGGCATTCAAATTGTTTGAAGCTAAACTCAAACAAAAACAAAAAGAAATAGAATTATTTTACAGTCAGGAAAAATTTCGCAAAATTTTTCAAACATCTCCCGCTGCGATTAGTATTACTTCATTACCGGACGGAATTTTTCTAGAAGTAAACAAAAGTTTTGAAAAAATTTTTGGTTATACCAAAGAAGAAGTGATAGGAAAAACTTCCTTAGGAATAAATATATGGAAATATCCCGAAGAAAGGGAGCGCCTTATGCTGATTTACCTCAAGGATAAAATAATTGAAAATACGAAAATTGAACTAATCGCAAAATCAGGAGAAACAATTCTTGGCATTGCTTCTTTTTCCATGCTCGAACTAAACGAAAAATTCTATTCGATTTCAGTTATATCCGATTTTACAATTCAAAAACAAGCATGGCTCGATTGGAGTAATCCTTAAATCTATATTTTAAAATAATCAATCTGTTCTTTTAAATTCTGAGCCATACTTGCAATGGTCTCTGAATCAGAATTTAGATCACCCATATTAGATACGTTTGACTGAATGAGGTTACTCATATTATAGATAGCATTTGCTATTTCGCTTAACGCAATTTTTTGTTCTTGCATAGCGATTTGTATCGTATCTGTTCCTGATTTCATTTTGTCTGCTTCCTCATTGACGATAGTGTTAATAGCTACTTCTTCGTTCATTTGGGTTTTTAAATCGTGAATCGTAGTATCTATCGTGTTAATTGCTTCTATGATTCGCCCAATGAGTTGAACTGTGTTTTGAATGATTGAGTTTCCTTTTACAATTTCTTCTTCATTTTGTTTAATGATGGAATTGATATTACTAATACTGTTACTTGTTTTAGCCGCAAGTTTGGATACTTCATCGGCAACTACTGCGAAACCTTTTCCAGCTTCGCCAGCTCTTGCGGCTTCGATTGCGGCGTTTAGGGCAAGTAAGTTGATTTGTTTTGAAATACCATTTATTATTTCCATGACACTTGTAATTTGTTTAGAGCTATTGCTGATATTTTGAATACTTTGATTCATATTATTTAAAGAAACTTTTCCGAGGTCAGCTTCCTTAGTAATTGCATTTATCTTATTGGAAGCGTTACTCACTTTTACATTCATACTTTGAATAATGGTAGAAAGTTCGTTCATTTTACTGATTAAATGACTCACTGTATTGGTTTGGCTTATAGTTTTATCAGAAACACTTTCTGCACTCGATGTAATTTCCTCGATGGAAGCAGATATTTGTTCTGCAGTGGAAGCCTCTGACTGGCTATTTTCCGATATACTACCTATCGACTTACTCATGTTAGTCGCTGAGTTTGCCATTTCTTTGGAAACTTTTTGATTATTGTCTACAATAGTTCTAAGTTTGTCAATGAAAGAATTGAGGCTAATAGAAATTAGTCCAATCTCATCAAAAGTAGGAGTATTGGTTTTTTGTGTAATATTTCCCTGAGACATAGCTTCTACTATTTCTGAATTATTCACAAGGTATCTTAATTTTTTTGCAAAAATTACATACACTAAAAAACCTGCAAACGTTGCCCCAAATACAATTAGCCCTATCATAAAAAGAGAGGTTTTGAATGCGGGTAATTCTATATCATTTAGATTGATGGTAGCTAGAGAGATAATTCCACTCGAATTTGTAGAAATTTCTTTTATCAAAATTTTATTTGTATTGTTGTAATTATAAAACGTAGGTTGATCGTTTTCTGATTGTAATATTTTTTCTCCTACAGGCAAATTTTTAAAATTTTCCAATAATAATTTAGAATCAGGGTGGTTTATGATCATTGCCTCCTTATCTAATAAAAAAGAATATCCCGTTTCTCCGACGGAAACTTTGTTTAAAAATTGTTTCGTAAATTTGAAAACCATAATCGGAAATCCAAGGACTCCGATTACTTTTCCTTGATCCCAGATAGGAGCGGTTAACAGGAGAATTGCCTCTTTAGTAATGGGCGATGGAAAGGCAGAACTGATATAAAATTCTCCTTTTAAAGATTTTTCCATATTGGAATTGGCACGAGTCTCTTTATTCATTTCAAATCCAATACTAGCACCCTTCGGCAACCCAGAATACTGGATAATAGGGTTATTCCCCACGGATGTAATAAATGTATTTTCGTAAAAATTATTTCCATTTGAATAAAAATTGGCTAACTGGTCATTTAACCAAACTGAATTTTTTTGTTTAATGGCTTCTATGACTTCGGGTCTTTTCGCAAATTGAAGCATCTCGTCTTTTTTCGAGGAAAGGAATTCGTTAATAATAAAGATATTACTTTGGTTGGTCGCTTTCATTTGAGAAAGAGCAAAATCTTTGGAAGAACGATAATTCATATTGTAAACAAGTAAATTAATAAACAAAGAAAATATGCAGATAATCAAGATTACATTCCCAGAGAAATTATTTACAAGTTTTTTAGTGTGCAATTTTTCATTTGGAATTGTTTTAGCGAATAATCCGTGTTCTCCTAAGTCCGCAAGAAGTTTTTCTGTGATATTGTAATAGGCAAAACCACAAATCAAAGTCACTAGTATAACCGAAGCGATCAAATTATAATACTGGGTAATCGACACTCCTGTCTGAAAATAAAGTCCTATTAGAATACAAATGAGTGCTCCTAGATACGCTATCATTGCCGGGAAGGAATGAATATAGGCTAGATCGGAATAACGATGATATGCCGCACGATACGTTTCAGGTTTGACTTCTTTACCTGATGACAACTCTTCAAAGTAAATATCAAATGGTTTTAGAAATTTAATATTCTGAAAGACTATGAAAGTAAAACTCGTAGGTACTGTGAATGCACAGACTTTTAATACAACCATTGTCAGCTCTTCGGAAAATTCTCCCAGATAGAATATGAAGAATAAAATAATTGGAACCGTTATTAGATATCCAAACCCTTCCGTGTAGAGCCAATACTTACGTTTAAAGTCATTATATAAATTTGTATAATCTTTCATTTGGTTTGCCTTTTTAGCAAAGTGTCTATTTGCTTTTATTGAAGAGTTTTTATTTGCTTACTTTCCTTCAAGTAAAATTTGTTTTCGTTTCAATAACTGAAGTTTGCAGTGATGGAGTAAGAAGAATTTCATTAAATACTTGAGATAATTTTTCCACTTATATCAATACATCTATTTATGAAAGAAACATCATCCATTTTTGCTTTAAACCTTTAATCTGTTGGATATATGGAAAAGTAATTATCGAAAAGTTGAATACCATTAACCATTAACCATTAACCATTAACCATTAACCATTAACCATTAACCATATATTTCCCAAAACTTCCCATTCGGCATTAGCCCCTCTTCGTCTTTGGAAAATTCAGGTTTGATGCGATTTAGATAATACATCTTAACCACACCTTTGTTCTTAGCGGAGACTTCTCCTCGATACTCGCAATCGAAAAGGTCTTTTACAACTTCATAAGTTGAGTAGCTAATATTAATTCGCCCTGGAGTACCACTTGACTCCATACGACTTGCAGTGTTCACCGTATCCCCCCAAACATCGTATGCAAACTTGCGCTCTCCAATTACACCGGCAATGAGAGGTCCTGTATGGATACCAAGTCGTAACTCCCAGTAGGGAAATCCCATGTCTTCTTTTAACTTCTTCATCATATTCATAAATGATTGAATTTCCAAAGCCGCAAGACAACAATCAATCGCATGAGTCGTATTTCGCCTTGGAATTCCACCCGCGCACATATAGCTATCGCCTATCGTTTTTAGTTTTTCTAAATTGAATCTCTCGCTTATCTTATCAAATTGAACAAAACATGCATCTAAGTCCTTGATTAGTTCCTGTGGAGTTAATGTTTCTGCAATCGTTGTAAATCCTTTGAAGTCAGTAAACATCACACTTACATTTTCAAATAATACTGGCTCTGCAAATCCTTTTTCTTTTAATTCGGCTGCTACATCTTTCGGGAGGATATTTAGGAGTAACTTCTCGGATTTGTTACGCTCTGACTCTGCGGCTTCCAATAAAAAGGAATTATTTACGGCTAATGCTAATTGTTCACAGAGAGATTCAACAAATCGGATTTCATCATCCTTAAGTTTCTTCATTCCCCCAAACTTACCGATACTCATAATTCCAATTACTTCGTCGTTTACAAGAAGTGGAATCAAAAATACGAAATCAGTTTGAAAATCCTTTTCCACCATTTTGTCTAGTTCGGATTTTCTATTCTCTCCAATTATTTTTATATTTTTTAGATACAAAGTTTTTTTACTTGTATATGTTAAATACAAACTACCCGATTCAGGAATGAGCGGAACTCTTAGTTTATTATATTTTTTCAATAAATCACTGTCAGTTCCCGAAATACATCTAGTAAACAATTCATTTTTTGTCTTGTCCACTAATTGCAGTTGAAATATATCTGTTTCTATTTTATTAGAAAGATTTTCCACTGCATGACTGAAAATTATATCTAAGTTATTAAAAGAATTAATCACTTTGGAAAATTCATTTAGAAATTCAATTTGGGCTTTCGACTTTTCGGATTCTAATTGCGCCGCTAATGCTTTCTCTTTTTCTTCCTGCACCAGTTTGAATAGTGTCGCGCCTTGGATAACACCGGCAAGCTGTTCGGCTAATAGTGATAATTCGGTAATTTCTTCTTCTCTTAGACGGACAGATTCTATACTAAATAAATCGAGTGTGCCTATCGGGTTATTTTGCAAAATAATAGGAAGAGTCAGAAAAGATTTGTGTTTTAATACTGTTTGCATTGCCTTGCCACTTTCTGTTTTAACTTCTGCTTCTGCATCAGGGATAAAAATAGGGCTCTTTAAAATCAGTGCCCTCGAGTGAATACTATCAATATTCTTTGATGCTAAAGAAAGAACACTGGAGCTAATCATCTTTTTGTGCTCAGGTGTAACGTAATCAGGAACAACTGCATTTGCAAATTTCAAAACATTCTCTTTTGGGTCTAGTGTGAATAAACTATAATACGGTAAATTGTAATTATCCTTAACATAGGAAAGAATTATTTTCATTATCTCTTCCAAGTCAGAGGTTTCATTTACCTTTTTGATTAATAAATTCAAGTCTTCCGTTTTCTGTTTGGCTTTTTCAACTTCTAACTTAGCGATTACACTTATACCACGTTCAATTTCTGCTTCGATTCGTGCGGTATCAGCTTGCGACTTTGCCTTTTCCATTTCTGCCAGTAGATTCGAATTATAGATTGCTCCTGTTAGCTGATCTGCAATTGTTTCTAATGTTGTAATTTCAGATTCTTTCAAATCCAGAATACGATCATAATTACCAAATCCTAATATTCCAATTACATCCCTCTTTAAAAGCAAAGGGATTAGTAAGGCGGACTTTAATTTATTAAAATCAATGAGTTTCTTTTCCATTTCATTGATAGATTCCGTTAGTTCTTTTGTATAGAGAGTTTCTTTTGTTTGATAGACATATCCCAAGGCATGATCTATTTTCTCTAAACTAAATTCATAATTCAAAAGTTCTGATTCAGTTAAGGTTACATGATCCTTAACTGTGTTCGAAATATGATTTAATACAATTATATTTTTTTGATTTTCAACTAGATACAAAGCACAAAGATCTATTCCAAAACTTTGATTCACAAATCCCATTGCTAAGTCTAAAATCCCTTTTATATTTAGATTGGAATTTACAGATTTGGATATTTCGTTTAGTGTTTCCGTTTCCTGTTTTGCAATTACTGCCTTTTCTTTCGCTTTCTCGACTTGTTGTAGCAAATGATTCGTATCCACTGAGCTTGCAATTTGAGAACATAGATTGGAGATTTTATGAATATCCATTTTAGAAAGTTTCATTTCCTTTTCAAAATTGGAAAAAGAAAATATTCCTACACATTCGTCTTTTCGCACGAGTGGGACTTGTAGAAACGAAACTATAGACAGTTTTTCAACTATTTCTTTATCAATTCCGAATTCAAATTTAGGAATTTTTCCCAAAAAGAATGGCTTCTTTCTTTGAAATGTTTTATATAACATTCCACCTTCATTTTCCTTCATCGGAACTTTTCTATTCATCAGGTAATCATATTTATCCGCAGGAAGTTTGTTATAACTATAAATTTTAAAAGCGGATAAATACTCCCTCTTCTCATCCGGTAAAAATAACCATATCGCAGTAATTCCAAATTTATGATAAAAGTATTTGGAAATTTCTGTGAAGATACTATTCAAATCAGATAGAGAATTTACAAGATGAGAAAATGTATTAAGCTCTTCGATTTCTTTTTTGGTTTCGGTTAATTCAATATAAGCTTGTCGTCTTTCCTCGGATTCAAAAAGACTTGCCAAAATATTTGCAAGGGAAGAAACAAAGTTTTCCTCATCGACAGTCCAATCTTTTTTTATTTCTATTTTTTCGCAGGAGATAACTCCTATTATTTTACCGCCAGAGCGAATCGGCGAGTCAAGAGCAGATTGTATTTTTAAAATTGTGTGATAGTCTTCATTGAACTCCATTATACCTGAATGCGTATATACGTCACTCGCCGAGAGTATGTCTTCTTCTTTTAGATACTGAAAGTATTTTGGAAAATTAGAAAATAAAAAGTGCACACCTTGTTCATGTTTATTTTCTCTGGCAGTAAATAAATCGATACTCTTTAATTCATTTTTTACATCTTCGAGTTTCCAAATACTAACTCTGTCTATATTTAAAATTTCGCAGCATCTCTCAGTAATCTCTCTTAATGCAGCCTCAAAACCAAAAAGCTCATTTGTTTTACTTTTACTTAATTCTAATAGACGTTGGCTGTATTTTTCTTTTTCTCTCACACCATCAGAAATTTTACTTTCCAAACTTTGGGTTAATACCTGTAAGTCGTCACTTAGTTTTTCTGCTACTTCAAATCCACCTGCAAAACGACGGGAGAGGATGATTGATTGCATAAAAATAAATGCTACGAAACCATACTGCACTAGAAGCGGTGATACTATCAGACTCATTCCATTCAAAATATCATTAACAACAGTAAGAGCAAATATTGCCCAACTGACTAATATTAATTTTGCGCCTGGCAGACGTTGGACTGCGGAAAAGATTTGCACTTTGAAAATATAAACTATTGATAACAATACAGTAATCTGTGCGGGTAATAATGTATATGCGTATATTTTTAAAGGAAATAAAATTACGATGGCAGATAATGGAAAAAGAATAAAACTTAAAACTCGAATCCATTTTTTTTCGAATTCAGTCGGAAACAAGGAATGGATGTATTGGGCAAATACATAGCTACCGTAATAAAAAGCAAAATATTCAAACTTGTGCATGATTAAAAAAGACAGGTTCGGTACAATATCTAAAATTACCGATTCATCCAAACTAGAAGTTCGAATAGCAAATAGAATACAGAATAGTCCAAAGTATAAGGCTGTCTTATCTTTTTTTCGATTCAAATACAATCCAAGATGGTAAAGTCCCATCATAAGAAGAGAAGCAATTACGAATAAATCGAGAATTAACTTTTGTTTGGCATGCTTTTCAATTTCTATAGTAGAACCAAGTTTAAAAGGTAACCATAACCCAGACATTATATGATGAAAATTTGATACATGCACAAGGATTTCAATTTCGTTTTTATC is a window of Leptospiraceae bacterium DNA encoding:
- a CDS encoding methyl-accepting chemotaxis protein, encoding MKDYTNLYNDFKRKYWLYTEGFGYLITVPIILFFIFYLGEFSEELTMVVLKVCAFTVPTSFTFIVFQNIKFLKPFDIYFEELSSGKEVKPETYRAAYHRYSDLAYIHSFPAMIAYLGALICILIGLYFQTGVSITQYYNLIASVILVTLICGFAYYNITEKLLADLGEHGLFAKTIPNEKLHTKKLVNNFSGNVILIICIFSLFINLLVYNMNYRSSKDFALSQMKATNQSNIFIINEFLSSKKDEMLQFAKRPEVIEAIKQKNSVWLNDQLANFYSNGNNFYENTFITSVGNNPIIQYSGLPKGASIGFEMNKETRANSNMEKSLKGEFYISSAFPSPITKEAILLLTAPIWDQGKVIGVLGFPIMVFKFTKQFLNKVSVGETGYSFLLDKEAMIINHPDSKLLLENFKNLPVGEKILQSENDQPTFYNYNNTNKILIKEISTNSSGIISLATINLNDIELPAFKTSLFMIGLIVFGATFAGFLVYVIFAKKLRYLVNNSEIVEAMSQGNITQKTNTPTFDEIGLISISLNSFIDKLRTIVDNNQKVSKEMANSATNMSKSIGSISENSQSEASTAEQISASIEEITSSAESVSDKTISQTNTVSHLISKMNELSTIIQSMNVKVSNASNKINAITKEADLGKVSLNNMNQSIQNISNSSKQITSVMEIINGISKQINLLALNAAIEAARAGEAGKGFAVVADEVSKLAAKTSNSISNINSIIKQNEEEIVKGNSIIQNTVQLIGRIIEAINTIDTTIHDLKTQMNEEVAINTIVNEEADKMKSGTDTIQIAMQEQKIALSEIANAIYNMSNLIQSNVSNMGDLNSDSETIASMAQNLKEQIDYFKI
- a CDS encoding GAF domain-containing protein; the protein is MSTITMNRSIYILLLFFILFLFSCNPQESKKIPPKAVKGVLDLRELPLTSGLNHSLMEGGTIDLDGEWEFYWKESVPNYIPVPSQWQNHGYPVDGYATYRLRVLLPEFVPAKSVRVGDAYMHRLHEHGLSIAMTDAGTSYEMYINGKLASVNGKVGMSKEDSVPFRQYRHFPIDGFLYNFESEEGAKTLSRLPRIPDKNEIEILVHVSNFHHIMSGLWLPFKLGSTIEIEKHAKQKLILDLFVIASLLMMGLYHLGLYLNRKKDKTALYFGLFCILFAIRTSSLDESVILDIVPNLSFLIMHKFEYFAFYYGSYVFAQYIHSLFPTEFEKKWIRVLSFILFPLSAIVILFPLKIYAYTLLPAQITVLLSIVYIFKVQIFSAVQRLPGAKLILVSWAIFALTVVNDILNGMSLIVSPLLVQYGFVAFIFMQSIILSRRFAGGFEVAEKLSDDLQVLTQSLESKISDGVREKEKYSQRLLELSKSKTNELFGFEAALREITERCCEILNIDRVSIWKLEDVKNELKSIDLFTARENKHEQGVHFLFSNFPKYFQYLKEEDILSASDVYTHSGIMEFNEDYHTILKIQSALDSPIRSGGKIIGVISCEKIEIKKDWTVDEENFVSSLANILASLFESEERRQAYIELTETKKEIEELNTFSHLVNSLSDLNSIFTEISKYFYHKFGITAIWLFLPDEKREYLSAFKIYSYNKLPADKYDYLMNRKVPMKENEGGMLYKTFQRKKPFFLGKIPKFEFGIDKEIVEKLSIVSFLQVPLVRKDECVGIFSFSNFEKEMKLSKMDIHKISNLCSQIASSVDTNHLLQQVEKAKEKAVIAKQETETLNEISKSVNSNLNIKGILDLAMGFVNQSFGIDLCALYLVENQKNIIVLNHISNTVKDHVTLTESELLNYEFSLEKIDHALGYVYQTKETLYTKELTESINEMEKKLIDFNKLKSALLIPLLLKRDVIGILGFGNYDRILDLKESEITTLETIADQLTGAIYNSNLLAEMEKAKSQADTARIEAEIERGISVIAKLEVEKAKQKTEDLNLLIKKVNETSDLEEIMKIILSYVKDNYNLPYYSLFTLDPKENVLKFANAVVPDYVTPEHKKMISSSVLSLASKNIDSIHSRALILKSPIFIPDAEAEVKTESGKAMQTVLKHKSFLTLPIILQNNPIGTLDLFSIESVRLREEEITELSLLAEQLAGVIQGATLFKLVQEEKEKALAAQLESEKSKAQIEFLNEFSKVINSFNNLDIIFSHAVENLSNKIETDIFQLQLVDKTKNELFTRCISGTDSDLLKKYNKLRVPLIPESGSLYLTYTSKKTLYLKNIKIIGENRKSELDKMVEKDFQTDFVFLIPLLVNDEVIGIMSIGKFGGMKKLKDDEIRFVESLCEQLALAVNNSFLLEAAESERNKSEKLLLNILPKDVAAELKEKGFAEPVLFENVSVMFTDFKGFTTIAETLTPQELIKDLDACFVQFDKISERFNLEKLKTIGDSYMCAGGIPRRNTTHAIDCCLAALEIQSFMNMMKKLKEDMGFPYWELRLGIHTGPLIAGVIGERKFAYDVWGDTVNTASRMESSGTPGRINISYSTYEVVKDLFDCEYRGEVSAKNKGVVKMYYLNRIKPEFSKDEEGLMPNGKFWEIYG
- a CDS encoding PAS domain S-box protein; translation: MSSFVNKHILLVEDDLIIAAMGQRQLQEKGYQITYVTSGEEVVDFVFNTNVTIDLILMDIDLGNGMPGTEAAKIILEQKDIPILFLSSHTEPEVVQTTENITSYGYVVKGSGITILDASIKMAFKLFEAKLKQKQKEIELFYSQEKFRKIFQTSPAAISITSLPDGIFLEVNKSFEKIFGYTKEEVIGKTSLGINIWKYPEERERLMLIYLKDKIIENTKIELIAKSGETILGIASFSMLELNEKFYSISVISDFTIQKQAWLDWSNP